One genomic window of Entelurus aequoreus isolate RoL-2023_Sb linkage group LG07, RoL_Eaeq_v1.1, whole genome shotgun sequence includes the following:
- the LOC133653154 gene encoding uncharacterized protein LOC133653154 isoform X1, with product MLFLFPLQKKAPPSRRVPPRVISTFQLGSSTGDNFLAPHHGEGCIHMPSPAHAFNMQRVTQVLTTLGHHSDNYKDALKIMQQYGKRCNTSDLQSEAENEELPEKRNRKPVHRLGDSDDSEEDPGNSDLTSLGLASQLHRQTPPSRRVPARVMSTCQLDSSTGDNFLAPHHGEGRIHMPSPAPALNMQRVTQGTAVPPRLPPPPHQQPSTCGRLRSLDPAWPTGQHGEGEEWPTTFPALRLR from the exons atgttgtttttgtttccattacaaaaaaaag ctccaccgtctcgccgagtgccaccAAGAGTCATAAGTACTTTTCAACTCggctcctcaactggagataactttctag cacctcaccatggggaaggatgtattcatatgccttcaccagcacatgcatttaacatgcagagagttacacaag ttcttaccaccttggggcaccattcag acaactacaaagacgcattaaaaataatgcaacaatatggaaagcgctgcaacacctcagacctgcaatctgaggcagagaacgaggagctgccagaaaaaaggaacaggaagccagt ccatcgtctcggggactcagatgatagcgaagaagacccgggaaatagtgacctcacatctctggggttggcaagccaattgcacaggcaga ctccaccgtctcgccgagtgccagcaagagtcatgagtacttgtcaactcgactcctcaactggagataattttctag cacctcaccatggggaaggacgcattcatatgccttcaccagcacctgcattaaacatgcagagagttacacaag gaacggcagtccctcctcgactccctccaccccctcaccagcagccctcaacatgtggcagactcaggagcctggatccagcctggcctacaggccaacatggcgagggggaagaatggccgacaacatttcctgctctg cgcctgaggtaa
- the LOC133653154 gene encoding uncharacterized protein LOC133653154 isoform X2, with protein MNRDIAVVPSGCYDDRMVFWPSYKNTDRIERAALNEEQHEPNWPRFDVSVVRTCDNYKDALKIMQQYGKRCNTSDLQSEAENEELPEKRNRKPVHRLGDSDDSEEDPGNSDLTSLGLASQLHRQTPPSRRVPARVMSTCQLDSSTGDNFLAPHHGEGRIHMPSPAPALNMQRVTQGTAVPPRLPPPPHQQPSTCGRLRSLDPAWPTGQHGEGEEWPTTFPALRLR; from the exons atgaacagggacattgcggttgtcccaagtggatgttatgatgataggatggttttctggcccagctataaaaacaccgacagaattgaaagggccgctttaaatgaggagcagcatgagccaaactggccaagatttgacgtttctgttgtccgaacttgtg acaactacaaagacgcattaaaaataatgcaacaatatggaaagcgctgcaacacctcagacctgcaatctgaggcagagaacgaggagctgccagaaaaaaggaacaggaagccagt ccatcgtctcggggactcagatgatagcgaagaagacccgggaaatagtgacctcacatctctggggttggcaagccaattgcacaggcaga ctccaccgtctcgccgagtgccagcaagagtcatgagtacttgtcaactcgactcctcaactggagataattttctag cacctcaccatggggaaggacgcattcatatgccttcaccagcacctgcattaaacatgcagagagttacacaag gaacggcagtccctcctcgactccctccaccccctcaccagcagccctcaacatgtggcagactcaggagcctggatccagcctggcctacaggccaacatggcgagggggaagaatggccgacaacatttcctgctctg cgcctgaggtaa